Proteins co-encoded in one Gossypium arboreum isolate Shixiya-1 chromosome 11, ASM2569848v2, whole genome shotgun sequence genomic window:
- the LOC108478503 gene encoding NAC domain-containing protein 37-like: MDILDKQTKWTGSASLAIRHSFSATRVMMESTESCVPPGFRFHPTDEELVGYYLRKKVASQKIDLDVIKEIDLYRIEPWDLKERCQIGCEEQNEWYFFSHKDKKYPTGTRTNRATMAGFWKATGRDKAVYDKSKLIGMRKTLVFYKGRAPHGQKSDWIMHEYRLESDDHASPKEEGWVVCRAFKKRITGQTKNMQVWESSYFYDEASGMSSVVDPIDYISRQNFLPQNLLCKKEADNYSNFVDHSDDQFVELPELESPSLPLIKRPSSISEKTKHEEEDDEELNNSKKLTDWRALDKFVASQLSQEDRFEGEGVSSFDAINNNNCNSNNSDMALMLLQNSSREEGNKLNEFLNSSSDCDIGICLFAK, translated from the exons ATGGATATTCTGGACAAGCAGACAAAGTGGACCGGCTCCGCTTCATTGGCGATCAGACACAGCTTCT CAGCAACAAGAGTTATGATGGAGTCAACGGAGTCATGTGTCCCACCTGGATTCCGGTTCCACCCGACGGACGAGGAGCTTGTTGGGTATTATCTGAGAAAGAAAGTTGCATCACAGAAGATTGATCTTGATGTTATCAAAGAAATCGATCTCTATAGAATCGAACCATGGGATCTTAAAG AGAGATGCCAAATAGGATGTGAGGAGCAAAACGAGTGGTATTTCTTCAGCCACAAGGATAAGAAGTATCCAACAGGGACAAGAACTAACAGAGCAACCATGGCTGGTTTCTGGAAAGCAACAGGGAGAGACAAAGCAGTGTATGATAAATCAAAGCTGATCGGCATGAGGAAGACTCTTGTTTTCTACAAAGGACGAGCTCCTCATGGCCAGAAATCTGACTGGATCATGCATGAATACAGACTCGAATCCGATGATCATGCTTCTCCGAAG gagGAAGGATGGGTGGTTTGTAGAGCTTTTAAGAAGAGAATCACTGGTCAAACCAAGAACATGCAAGTGTGGGAGTCGAGCTATTTCTATGATGAAGCAAGTGGCATGAGTTCAGTGGTCGATCCAATCGATTACATATCCAGGCAGAACTTTTTACCCCAAAATCTCCTTTGTAAGAAAGAAGCAGATAATTATTCCAACTTTGTGGATCACTCGGATGATCAGTTTGTAGAGCTTCCTGAGCTGGAAAGCCCATCACTGCCATTAATAAAGAGGCCGAGCTCCATATCAGAGAAGACTAAacatgaagaagaagatgatgaagagCTGAACAATAGCAAGAAATTGACTGATTGGAGAGCACTTGATAAGTTTGTTGCTTCTCAGCTGAGCCAAGAAGATAGATTTGAGGGTGAAGGAGTTTCAAGCTTTGACgccattaataataataattgtaatAGTAATAACTCAGACATGGCATTGATGTTATTGCAGAATAGTAGTAGAGAAGAAGGGAATAAGTTGAACGAGTTCTTAAATTCGAGTTCAGATTGTGATATTGGAATATGCTTATTTGCTAAGTGA